In one Ictalurus furcatus strain D&B chromosome 10, Billie_1.0, whole genome shotgun sequence genomic region, the following are encoded:
- the nrtn gene encoding neurturin, translating into MKLWKCVAIVLMLCGAALSVFLSRILLSSKAHVLPHFEHSSSLLTSSASASAASMSSNISSSGTRGKFRRVRSANGDNSAISDFMHLFQSFTEGELKQVIGTLVQRKAQRDAKLGKRTKRAKKGTKPCSLTDKEVTVSQLGLGYVSDEVILFRYCSGKCVASRRNYDLALAKLKGQRLLTRENVDRARHSPCCRPTAYEEITFLDNHSHYHTIHEVSALKCACV; encoded by the exons ATGAAGTTATGGAAGTGTGTTGCCATCGTCTTGATGCTCTGCGGTGCTGCACTCTCCGTCTTCCTCTCTAGAATTCTGCTTTCCTCCAAAGCACATGTTCTTCCTCACTTTGAGCATTCATCTTCCTTATTAAcatcatcagcatcagcatCTGCAGCATCAATGTCTTCAAACATCTCCTCATCTGGGACTAGGGGGAAGTTTCGGAGGGTCAGATCGGCAAATGGGGACAACTCGGCCATCTCGGATT TCATGCACCTATTCCAGAGTTTCACGGAGGGTGAGTTGAAACAGGTCATCGGCACGCTGGTGCAGAGGAAAGCTCAAAGGGATGCTAAACTGGGTAAAAGAACTAAGCGGGCCAAGAAGGGTACCAAGCCATGTTCACTGACAGACAAGGAGGTCACGGTAAGCCAACTGGGCTTGGGCTACGTCAGCGACGAAGTTATCCTTTTCCGGTACTGCAGTGGCAAATGCGTGGCCAGTCGCCGCAACTACGACCTGGCGCTGGCGAAGCTGAAAGGTCAGCGTTTGTTGACTAGAGAGAACGTGGACAGGGCTCGGCACAGCCCATGCTGCCGGCCCACGGCCTATGAAGAGATTACCTTCCTGGACAACCACAGCCACTACCACACCATCCATGAGGTTTCTGCACTGAAGTGTGCTTGTGTATGA